From a region of the Solanum stenotomum isolate F172 chromosome 2, ASM1918654v1, whole genome shotgun sequence genome:
- the LOC125855908 gene encoding uncharacterized protein LOC125855908: MCDTSVTTLGVVLGQKCNKMFHPIYYASKSLNGTQQNYTVTEHELLVVVYAFEKFRAYLLGTKVLAATLDLIPWFADYAIFLVSDVMPEGLTYQQRKRFLHDVGKYFWDKSYLYRFIWEEIHTVVVDYVSKWVKAVALPENDGKSVVGFLKKNIFSRFGIPRAIISDGGSHFCNKVFSALLTKYGVKQHKVATPYHPQTSGQVEVSNREIKAILAKTVNANMTD; encoded by the exons ATGTGTGATACTAGCGTGACTACGTTAGGAGTTGTATTGGGACAGAAGTGCAACAAGATGTTCCATCCGATTTACTATGCTAGTAAGTCGCTAAATGGGACACAACAAAACTACACAGTCACTGAGCATGAACTATTGGTTGTAGTGTATGCGTTTGAGAAGTTCAGAGCTTACCTGCTTGGCACTAAG GTATTAGCTGCTACTCTTGACCTTATTCCTTGGTTTGCTGACTATGCTATTTTTCTGGTTAGTGATGTGATGCCTGAGGGGCTGACATATCAGCAAAGGAAAAGGTTCCTGCATGATGTAGGCAAGTACTTTTGGGATAAATCGTATCTGTACAGG ttcatatgggaagAAATACATACTGTTGTGGTTGACTATGTGTCCAAATGGGTTAAAGCTGTTGCTTTACCTGAGAACGATGGAAAGAGTGTTGTTGGTTTCCTGAAAAAGAACATCTTCTCAAGGTTTGGAATACCCAGAGCCATTATCAGTGATGGTGGTTCTCACTTCTGCAACAAGGTGTTCAGTGCACTTCTGACCAAGTATGGGGTAAAACAACATAAGGTGGCAACACCTTATCACCCACAGACCAGTGGACAAGTGGAGGTTTCCAATAGGGAGATTAAAGCAATCTTGGCCAAGACAGTTAATGCCAACATGACAGATTAG